In one window of Helianthus annuus cultivar XRQ/B chromosome 17, HanXRQr2.0-SUNRISE, whole genome shotgun sequence DNA:
- the LOC110924764 gene encoding uncharacterized protein LOC110924764, with amino-acid sequence MVKDVVVMVVWVVLVVLEVKIVLEMKVVVEVLVVVEVFDVVVIIRQVTKAPGKVQQTQQVSKNKEAPKKPMIDKDGFMDVDSKKAAKRTGFPMSKPKQKFEYRPISSKASGSSSKSDPRASSSNPFDVFNDSKLANEAERVGNRDDPYGSDDDEVEEIYNETDEFLVSGTLKPDNPQGASTPSPNVINESHVDVSKLGHICKSIFRSWDWTSNGARCKKGTRIIIGWNPAVFDVMVLSQTDQVIHLQLFFKLDKKMIFCSIVYAANYHVTRRELWHHLALHKVFVGNNPWVVLGDFNSALNLEDKSMGSSTVSASMKEFQDCVNKIEMFDIKRSGLHYTWNQKPKKGIGLLKKIDRVLGNTQFVTQCPSAVAIFQPYRLSDHCPCVLSIPDAGILKPRSFKFANFLVYKPEFMEIVKRVWETRIQGVHQFCVAKRLRLLKTPLRALLFKQDNLQKLIDKEPNDESLRTQEATSTSELQEAMLDEERFLKQKSKVDWLRAGDNNTAFFHSSVKCKNHHSRIDVIRDSGGVVFEGDKVQHAFVDHYEKFLGCNGDTSTSPAPDLFTQILDPQIATHMVRQVTEDEVKKAMFSIGINKAPGPDGFTAAFFKSAWPIVGNDVSKAIIDFFDTGHLLKELNHTLIVLVPKVPSPSVVTDYRPIACCNVIYKCISKIIADRLKGVLANIVSINQSAFVPGRKISDNILLTQELMHNYHRNVGPPRCAFKIDIQKAYDTVDWKFLKNILLGFGFNDLMVNWIMVCVSTTSYSVCINGNVHGYFKGNRGLRQGDPLSPYLFTLVMEVLTAILHHSLRIDSSFKFHNKCEKHQIINLCFADDLFLFARGEIASARYLMNSISKFAKMSGLLPNNQKSTVFFCNVPSYIKSAILSIMPFKEGSLPVRYLGVPLISSGLLYRDCNVLLEKLDKRIMHWRNKLLSFAGRVQLIVSVLSSMHIFWSSVFMLPSRVVLELEAKMRNFLWSQDMVFQKGKAKVSWKAVCLPKYEGGLGIRRIGDVNKALMANHICSILKRRKSLWVDWVHVYRLKGKSFWIAKMPSSCSYSWRKILNLRPVLRDFFWIDIGNGALASAWFDRWSDIGPLGEFISPRVISNAGFRLEDSVSDIQANGQWKWPVAWRDLFPVLIQLDHVNIRPNNPDRVMWRDGNNTSVFSSSEAWNSVRFKGTEIDWCTIVWFNQCIPRHAFLMWLIMRGKLLTQDKILKWDISRRKTMNMMCCLLCYANHDSHSHLFFECEFSTKVWYIVRQKVGMSTVQPKWEDIINWLRDRSKSKLASDYVAKLLVAACAYVIWQERNFRIFKNRMRPPETVSENIISLVRYKLMGARLKTTENVRRLWREWEIHGNDIVDDGG; translated from the exons ATGGTGAAAGATGTAGTGGTGatggttgtctgggtggtgttggttgttttggaGGTGAAGATTGTTTTGGAAATGAAGGTTgttgtggaggtgttggttgtcGTGGAGGTGTTTGATGTGGTGGTGATT ATCAGACAGGTCACAAAAGCTCCTGGCAAAGTTCAACAAACTCAACAAGTGTCTAAGAATAAAGAGGCTCCAAAGAAACCGATGATCGACAAGGATGGGTTTATGGATGTTGATTCTAAAAAAGCGGCCAAAAGAACAGGATTCCCTATGTCTAAACCGAAGCAAAAATTTGAATACCGTCCTATCTCCTCTAAAgctagcggaagtagtagcaaaTCTGATCCAAGGGCTAGCTCGTCTAATCCTTTTGATGTGTTTAATGATTCCAAGTTAGCTAATGAGGCTGAACGGGTGGGAAATAGAGATGATCCTTATGGTTCGGATGACGACGAAGTCGAGGAAATTTATAATGAAACCGATGAGTTTCTGGTTAGTGGGACTTTAAAACCTGATAATCcacaaggggcaagcactccttctccGAATGTTATCAATG AATCGCATGTTGATGTCAGCAAGCTTGGTCACATTTGTAAATCGATTTTTCGCTCATGGGATTGGACGTCTAATGGTGCTCGGTGTAAAAAAGGTACAAGGATTATTATTGGGTGGAACCCAGCTGTTTTTGATGTCATGGTATTATCTCAGACGGATCAGGTTATTCACCTACAACTTTTTTTCAAGCTGGATAAGAAAATGATCTTTTGCTCGATTGTTTATGCCGCTAATTATCATGTTACTCGAAGGGAATTATGGCATCATTTGGCTCTACATAAAGTGTTTGTCGGGAATAATCCCTGGGTTGttttgggtgatttcaattctgCTTTAAATCTAGAAGATAAGTCGATGGGCTCCTCGACCGTGTCTGCTAGTATGAAAGAGTTTCAAGATTGTGTAAATAAGATTGAGATGTTCGATATCAAAAGGTCAGGTTTGCATTATACTTGGAATCAAAAGCCTAAGAAAGGGATTGGGTTGCTTAAGAAGATTGATAGAGTGCTGGGGAACACGCAATTTGTCACCCAATGCCCGAGTGCAGTTGCTATCTTTCAGCCGTATCGGCTTTCAGATCATTGTCCTTGTGTCCTATCTATTCCTGATGCTGGTATCCTGAAGCCGCGGTCTTTTAAATTTGCTAACTTTTTGGTTTACAAACCAGAATTTATGGAGATTGTGAAGAGGGTTTGGGAGACGAGAATTCAAGGTGTTCATCAGTTTTGTGTTGCTAAAAGGCTTCGACTTCTAAAGACTCCTCTCAGGGCGCTTTTATTTAAGCAGG ATAATCTGCAGAAACTAATTGACAAGGAGCCGAATGATGAAAGTTTACGGACTCAAGAGGCTACTAGTACTAGTGAACTTCAAGAAGCTATGTTGGATGAGGAACGCTTTCTGAAACAAAAATCTAAAGTCGATTGGTTGAGGGCTGGGGATAATAATACGGCTTTCTTTCACTCTTCGGTTAAATGTAAGAATCACCATAGCCGTATTGATGTTATTAGAGATTCGGGAGGTGTCGTTTTTGAAGGTGATAAAGTGCAACATGCCTTTGTGGATCATTATGAGAAATTTTTGGGCTGCAATGGAGATACGTCGACCAGTCCGGCTCCGGACCTTTTCACCCAAATATTGGATCCTCAGATTGCTACTCATATGGTCAGACAAGTGACTGAAGATGAAGTCAAAAAGGCTATGTTCTCTATTGGTATTAATAAAGCGCCAGGTCCGGATGGTTTCACAGCGGCGTTTTTCAAGAGTGCTTGGCCTATTGTCGGGAATGATGTTTCTAAGGCTATTATTGATTTTTTTGACACCGGTCATTTGCTCAAAGAGTTGAATCATACCCTTATTGTGCTTGTGCCTAAGGTTCCTTCACCATCCGTTGTTACGGATTATAGGCCGATTGCTTGTTGTAATGTCATTTACAAGTGCATAAGCAAGATCATTGCGGATAGACTGAAGGGGGTTCTAGCTAATATTGTTAGTATAAACCAGTCCGCTTTTGTTCCTGGCAGGAAGATTTCTGATAACATCTTGTTAACCCAAGAGCTGATGCACAATTACCATAGGAATGTCGGCCCTCCAAGATGTGCTTTTAAAATTGATATCCAAAAGGCCTATGATACGGTTGATTGGAAATTTCTCAAAAATATCCTCCTTGGTTTTGGGTTCAATGATTTGATGGTGAACTGGATCATGGTATGTGTCTCTACTACATCGTATTCTGTGTGTATCAATGGCAATGTGCATGGGTATTTCAAAGGTAATCGTGGCCTTCGTCAGGGTGATCCTCTCTCCCCGTATTTGTTTACTCTTGTTATGGAAGTTTTAACGGCCATTTTGCACCATTCGTTAAGGATTGATTCATCCTTCAAGTTCCATAATAAATGTGAAAAGCACCAAATTATCAACCTCTGTTTTGCAGACGATCTATTTCTCTTTGCTAGAGGGGAGATTGCTTCGGCTAGGTACCTTATGAACTCTATTTCTAAATTTGCGAAGATGTCGGGTCTCCTCCCTAATAATCAGAAAAGCACTGTCTTCTTTTGTAATGTTCCAAGTTATATTAAAAGTGCTATCCTGAGTATCATGCCTTTTAAGGAGGGTTCTTTGCCTGTGCGGTATCTTGGTGTCCCACTTATCTCGTCGGGTTTGTTATATAGAGACTGTAATGTCCTGTTGGAGAAATTAGACAAAAGAATCATGCATTGGAGAAATAAGCTTCTCTCTTTCGCAGGTAGAGTGCAGCTAATTGTCTCTGTGTTATCGTCTATGCATATTTTCTGGTCATCTGTGTTTATGCTTCCGAGTAGAGTTGTTCTCGAGTTGGAGGCAAAGATGAGAAATTTTTTGTGGTCGCAAGATATGGTATTCCAGAAAGGCAAAGCTAAAGTTTCTTGGAAAGCAGTTTGCCTTCCTAAATATGAAGGGGGGTTGGGTATTCGGCGTATCGGTGATGTAAACAAAGCCCTTATGGCTAATCACATTTGCAGTATTCTTAAGAGGAGGAAGTCTTTGTGGGTGGATTGGGTTCATGTTTACAGGTTAAAAGGTAAGAGCTTTTGGATTGCCAAAATGCCCTCTTCGTGTAGCTACTCGTGGCGTAAGATTCTTAATCTTCGTCCGGTTTTGAGGGATTTCTTTTGGATTGATATTGGCAATGGGGCCTTGGCTTCGGCTTGGTTCGACCGTTGGAGTGACATTGGGCCGCTTGGGGAATTTATATCGCCAAGAGTTATTTCTAATGCTGGGTTCCGGTTAGAGGATTCGGTTTCTGACATTCAGGCCAACGGTCAGTGGAAGTGGCCGGTTGCTTGGAGGGATCTCTTTCCTGTTCTAATTCAGCTAGATCATGTCAATATCCGGCCGAATAATCCTGATAGAGTTATGTGGCGTGATGGTAATAACACAAGTGTTTTCTCGTCTTCGGAGGCTTGGAATTCGGTTCGTTTCAAAGGTACAGAAATAGATTGGTGCACTATTGTCTGGTTTAACCAATGTATCCCGAGGCATGCTTTTTTGATGTGGCTGATTATGAGAGGTAAACTTCTCACGCAGGATAAGATTCTTAAGTGGGATATCTCTCGTAGAAAGACGATGAATATGATGTGTTGTCTGCTTTGCTATGCTAATCATGACTCTCATAGCCATTTGTTCTTCGAATGTGAATTTTCCACGAAAGTTTGGTATATCGTGAGGCAAAAAGTGGGCATGAGTACGGTTCAACCTAAGTGGGAGGATATCATCAATTGGCTTCGTGATCGGTCCAAATCAAAGTTAGCATCTGATTATGTTGCGAAGCTGCTGGTGGCGGCATGTGCTTATGTTATTTGGCAGGAGCGTAATTTCAGGATATTCAAGAATCGGATGCGTCCTCCAGAGACTGTTAGTGAAAATATCATTAGTTTGGTTAGATACAAGCTAATGGGTGCGAGATTGAAGACAACGGAAAATGTGCGAAGACTTTGGAGGGAGTGGGAGATTCATGGCAACGACATTGTAGATGATGGTGGCTGA